In one Helicoverpa zea isolate HzStark_Cry1AcR chromosome 5, ilHelZeax1.1, whole genome shotgun sequence genomic region, the following are encoded:
- the LOC124630350 gene encoding uncharacterized protein LOC124630350, protein MRSEELVANEVLAFLQYQLDVMDEVSVTQICTSNFTEEEIRSAKKLLYESLQMADRMPTRRRDEKGERSLQDTIRLLKETDPDDVPTFVAKDLRKLPPVTFDHVDVTRLLKDITSMRSSLVELQLKLEASQSTICDLRSEVAELRNSVCRSHAHANSDNTRHGQVNASPQCAESAKLHSSPAVATTSDASPCPALPASPAFGTPTNVSTSRLGRVYSDAVKRDPVQRPPKATVAIQNQPEGTRGTVQSVPCKGKADADGFVKVERRKKKPSSRNQCGTALTGPNMLLRPAIPTTQLYVSRLHHSTKVEEIVEYIRVKTNWTLRVERLEPRHNTNFKSFVVRVPTQHLDMFQEAFWPKGVVFRRFRGRLRDTTQCNTTPPIRVNK, encoded by the coding sequence ATGCGTTCGGAAGAACTCGTGGCGAACGAGGTCCTGGCGTTCCTACAGTACCAGCTGGACGTCATGGATGAGGTCAGTGTGACGCAGATTTGCACCTCAAACTTCACCGAGGAGGAGATACGCAGCGCAAAGAAGCTGTTGTACGAGTCGCTGCAAATGGCAGACCGAATGCCGACCCGCAGGCGAGATGAAAAGGGAGAGAGGAGTCTCCAAGACACTATAAGGCTGTTGAAGGAGACCGACCCGGACGACGTGCCAACGTTCGTGGCAAAGGACTTGCGGAAGCTGCCCCCGGTCACTTTCGATcacgtcgacgtcaccaggctgttaAAGGACATCACGAGTATGAGGTCCAGCCTGGTCGAGCTGCAATTGAAGCTGGAGGCATCACAATCCACCATCTGTGATCTACGTAGCGAGGTAGCAGAATTGCGAAACTCTGTATGTAGGTCACACGCGCATGCCAACAGCGACAACACACGCCACGGACAGGTCAACGCATCGCCGCAGTGCGCCGAGTCAGCAAAATTGCACTCGTCGCCTGCCGTCGCCACTACTAGCGATGCGTCACCGTGCCCCGCCCTCCCCGCGTCCCCTGCCTTCGGGACGCCGACGAATGTAAGCACGTCTAGGCTTGGACGTGTTTACTCGGATGCCGTAAAGCGAGATCCCGTCCAACGGCCACCTAAAGCTACTGTGGCGATACAAAATCAGCCCGAAGGAACCCGAGGTACGGTACAATCTGTACCATGTAAAGGGAAAGCTGATGCAGATGGTTTCGTCAAGGTGGAAAGAAGGAAGAAGAAGCCATCTAGCCGAAATCAATGCGGAACTGCGTTGACTGGTCCGAACATGCTGCTGCGCCCCGCAATaccgacgacgcagctgtatgtttcgcgtttacatcactccacgaaggtcgaggagatcgtggagtatatacGAGTCAAGACGAACTGGACCTTAAGAGTCGAGAGGTTGGAGCCCAGACACAACACAAATTTCAAATCgtttgtggtacgtgtgccgactcagcatctcgacatgttccaagaagcgttttggccgaaaggtgtcgttttccggcggttccgcgggaggctacgcgacaccacgcagtgcaacacgacaccgcctattcgtgttaacaaatag